A genomic segment from Williamwhitmania sp. encodes:
- the frr gene encoding ribosome recycling factor, giving the protein MNDVKDILNQTRQKMEKAAVHLENELITIRAGKASPHVLDNVMVDYYGTMTPLTQVASVIAPDARTITITPWEKKMIDPIERAILVANLNLTPQNNGELVRIIVPALTEDRRKDLVKMVKHEGENARVSIRNARREGNEAIKKAQKDGIAEDIAKDAEAEMQKLTDQFGKRVDEILDKKEKEILTV; this is encoded by the coding sequence TGTGCACCTCGAAAATGAGCTTATTACCATCAGAGCCGGCAAGGCTAGTCCCCACGTTCTCGATAATGTGATGGTTGACTACTACGGAACCATGACCCCCCTAACCCAGGTGGCCAGCGTAATTGCGCCCGATGCAAGAACAATTACCATTACACCCTGGGAAAAAAAGATGATTGACCCCATTGAGCGCGCAATTTTAGTTGCCAACCTTAACCTTACCCCCCAAAACAATGGAGAGCTAGTTCGCATTATCGTACCTGCTCTTACCGAAGATCGGCGTAAGGATTTGGTAAAAATGGTGAAGCACGAAGGTGAGAACGCACGCGTTAGCATCAGAAATGCACGTAGAGAAGGCAACGAAGCCATCAAAAAAGCCCAAAAAGATGGTATTGCTGAAGACATAGCTAAGGATGCTGAAGCCGAAATGCAGAAGTTGACCGACCAATTTGGGAAGCGCGTGGATGAAATCCTCGATAAGAAAGAAAAAGAGATTCTAACAGTAT